From a region of the Desulfovibrio sp. JC010 genome:
- a CDS encoding chemotaxis response regulator CheY yields MAIDYSMKVLVVDDFATMRRIIKNILRQIGFTNIVEADDGTTAWETLNKDDSIEFIVSDWNMPQMTGIELLRKVRASEEFADIPFLMVTAEAQQENIIEAVQAKVSNYIVKPFTPDTLGQKINKIFE; encoded by the coding sequence ATGGCGATTGATTACTCTATGAAAGTTCTTGTTGTGGATGACTTCGCTACCATGCGTCGCATTATCAAAAACATCCTCCGCCAGATCGGCTTCACCAACATCGTGGAAGCTGATGACGGCACAACAGCATGGGAAACCCTGAACAAAGACGACAGCATCGAGTTCATAGTTTCCGACTGGAACATGCCCCAGATGACCGGCATCGAACTGCTGCGCAAAGTAAGAGCCAGTGAAGAATTCGCCGACATTCCCTTCCTGATGGTTACAGCTGAAGCACAGCAGGAAAACATCATCGAGGCTGTTCAGGCCAAGGTTTCCAACTACATTGTTAAGCCTTTCACCCCTGACACTCTCGGCCAGAAAATCAATAAAATTTTTGAATAA
- the flhA gene encoding flagellar biosynthesis protein FlhA, producing the protein MAESKVINYQQFAKQGDVLLAGGVVMILFVMLIPLPTMFIDFMLTVSISLGLVILITAMFLESPLEFSIFPSLLLVTTLLRLALNVATTRAILLYGDEGTSAAGSVIQSFGEFVVGGNYVIGIVIFMILFILNKTVIVSGTTRIAEVAARFTLDAMPGKQMAIEADLNSGLINEDEAREQREDLRRESDFYGAMDGAGKFVQGDVNAGIMITAINIIGGILIGVLQKGMHWTDAAQTYTLLTIGDGLVSTIPSLIISTSAGIIVSRAAAEAKMGEEFIGQLTYHSRALKLVSVILVVFGIVPGMPTIPFLCLAAIVYAVSLLGRDAEAEEQQQEEKAQKAKAEQPSLDSPEEVQALLPLDSLELEVGYGLIPLVDEEQSGNLLSRIRSIRRQYALDMGVIIPSLHLRDNLQLKPGEYRVLIKGNAVASAEILIDHQLAMDPGDAKHRIKGIETVEPAFNLPAVWIPDTQKEEAMLAGYTVVDPSTVIATHLTEVFRRNLGEFLGRQETQDLLDNLSKRAPKAVEDLVPNILSLGVVQKVLQNLVRENVSIRDLLTIVEAMADYGPSIPDPNQLTEYVRSHMSRTIIKPYLASDGSLPILTFGPNADAKLNDAIRSSETGGFLALDPGSAQQLIQSVNTAAEGVLETDGQPVLLCAPQLRSHLAQLMVRFLPTIPVISQAEIPASVRIMSAGTVEI; encoded by the coding sequence ATGGCCGAATCAAAAGTGATAAATTACCAGCAATTTGCCAAGCAGGGGGATGTCCTTCTCGCGGGCGGAGTTGTAATGATTCTCTTCGTTATGCTCATTCCCCTGCCGACCATGTTTATCGACTTCATGCTCACAGTGAGTATTTCACTGGGACTGGTCATCCTGATCACCGCCATGTTCCTGGAATCACCCCTTGAATTTTCCATCTTTCCCTCACTGCTGCTGGTAACCACCCTGCTCCGGCTGGCCCTGAACGTGGCCACAACCCGTGCCATCCTGCTGTACGGAGATGAAGGTACGTCGGCAGCAGGTAGCGTTATTCAAAGCTTCGGTGAATTTGTTGTCGGTGGTAACTACGTCATCGGTATCGTCATTTTTATGATCCTGTTCATCCTGAACAAAACTGTTATCGTTTCCGGTACCACACGTATCGCGGAAGTAGCCGCCAGATTCACCCTTGACGCCATGCCCGGTAAACAGATGGCCATTGAAGCGGACCTCAACTCCGGACTGATCAATGAAGACGAAGCTCGCGAGCAGCGTGAAGACCTGCGCCGCGAATCAGATTTCTACGGTGCCATGGACGGTGCCGGTAAGTTCGTACAGGGGGACGTCAACGCAGGTATCATGATCACCGCCATCAACATCATCGGCGGTATCCTCATCGGTGTACTCCAGAAAGGAATGCACTGGACCGACGCAGCCCAGACCTACACCCTGCTGACCATCGGTGACGGTCTCGTCTCCACCATCCCTTCACTGATTATCTCCACTTCCGCAGGTATCATTGTTTCCCGTGCCGCTGCCGAAGCCAAGATGGGTGAAGAATTCATCGGACAGCTTACTTATCATTCCCGGGCACTCAAGCTGGTATCCGTCATCCTTGTGGTCTTCGGTATCGTACCCGGCATGCCCACCATCCCCTTTCTCTGCCTTGCAGCGATTGTCTACGCTGTTTCCCTGCTCGGACGTGACGCTGAAGCCGAAGAGCAGCAGCAAGAGGAAAAAGCACAGAAAGCAAAGGCCGAACAGCCTTCACTGGACAGCCCCGAAGAGGTACAGGCCCTGCTGCCTCTGGATTCCCTCGAACTGGAAGTCGGCTACGGCCTGATCCCGCTGGTGGACGAAGAACAGAGCGGCAACCTGCTCTCACGTATCCGATCCATCCGCCGTCAGTACGCTCTGGATATGGGTGTCATTATTCCGTCACTGCATCTGCGTGACAACCTGCAGCTCAAACCCGGTGAATACCGCGTACTCATCAAGGGTAACGCCGTGGCCTCCGCTGAAATCCTCATCGACCATCAGCTGGCCATGGATCCGGGCGACGCCAAGCACAGGATCAAAGGTATTGAAACCGTCGAGCCCGCATTCAACCTTCCCGCTGTCTGGATTCCCGACACCCAGAAGGAAGAAGCCATGCTCGCAGGCTACACCGTTGTCGATCCGTCAACAGTTATCGCCACCCACCTTACCGAAGTATTCCGTCGCAACCTCGGCGAATTCCTCGGCAGGCAGGAAACACAAGATCTGCTGGACAACCTTTCCAAGCGCGCTCCCAAGGCTGTTGAAGACCTTGTTCCCAACATCCTTTCTCTCGGCGTGGTCCAGAAAGTTCTCCAGAACCTTGTGCGCGAAAACGTATCCATACGTGACCTGCTGACCATCGTTGAAGCCATGGCTGACTACGGTCCCTCTATTCCGGACCCCAACCAGCTGACTGAATACGTCCGCTCCCACATGAGCAGGACCATTATCAAGCCTTACCTTGCCAGCGACGGCAGCCTGCCCATCCTGACCTTCGGCCCCAATGCGGACGCCAAGCTCAACGATGCGATACGCTCCTCCGAAACCGGCGGTTTTCTGGCCCTCGACCCCGGCAGTGCCCAGCAGCTCATCCAGTCCGTCAACACTGCGGCGGAAGGTGTACTGGAAACTGACGGTCAGCCGGTGCTTTTATGTGCTCCTCAGCTGAGAAGCCACTTGGCTCAACTGATGGTACGCTTCTTGCCTACCATACCTGTAATATCGCAGGCCGAGATTCCTGCGAGCGTAAGAATCATGTCTGCGGGTACCGTAGAGATTTAA
- the flhB gene encoding flagellar biosynthesis protein FlhB — MAKDPSRTEKATPKRLNKARQDGSVAKGEEMGKTMTLIAGVVCLRAIMDFYYEQFYEIFQWFFTKGIFTQLDKQSVYQLFQWCSQRLALILLPLFLFIAFVAFVVLRLQVGSLWTTKVFKPKFGKMFNLMSGLKKLMLDIKTAIRLIKSILFAVIVGIAPYIIIKNEVGNFLPLFYSSAHELAIYVLSIGYKMVTYTMLPMLILAVIDLWYQRWNYHEEMKMTKDEVKDERKQAEGDPKIKQQQKQKMMAMLQQRMMAEVPNADVVITNPTHYAIALKYDAILAPAPLVLAKGMNKVAERIKEIARENKVPIRENKPLAQALYKQVEIGDIIPEELYKAVAAILAKLNKFTRK; from the coding sequence ATGGCTAAAGACCCTAGTAGAACTGAAAAGGCGACGCCCAAACGGCTTAACAAAGCACGCCAGGACGGAAGTGTCGCCAAAGGGGAAGAAATGGGCAAAACCATGACCCTCATTGCGGGTGTGGTCTGTCTGCGGGCAATCATGGACTTCTACTACGAGCAGTTCTACGAAATATTCCAATGGTTCTTTACCAAAGGAATTTTCACCCAACTCGACAAACAGTCTGTTTACCAGCTTTTCCAATGGTGCTCACAAAGACTGGCCCTAATTCTGCTGCCTCTTTTCCTCTTCATTGCTTTTGTCGCCTTCGTTGTTCTGCGGCTTCAGGTAGGAAGCCTGTGGACCACTAAAGTTTTCAAACCGAAATTCGGCAAGATGTTCAACCTGATGTCCGGGCTGAAAAAGTTGATGCTCGATATAAAGACAGCAATCAGGCTCATTAAGAGTATTCTTTTTGCGGTAATCGTCGGGATCGCCCCTTACATAATTATCAAAAATGAAGTTGGAAATTTTCTGCCTCTGTTCTATTCCAGTGCCCATGAACTGGCTATTTATGTACTCAGTATCGGATATAAAATGGTCACCTACACCATGCTGCCCATGCTTATTCTGGCTGTAATAGACCTCTGGTACCAGCGCTGGAATTACCATGAAGAAATGAAAATGACCAAGGATGAAGTCAAAGACGAACGAAAACAGGCAGAAGGTGATCCGAAAATCAAACAGCAACAGAAACAGAAAATGATGGCTATGCTTCAGCAGCGCATGATGGCTGAAGTACCCAATGCAGATGTGGTTATCACCAACCCGACCCACTACGCCATCGCCCTGAAATATGACGCTATACTAGCCCCGGCCCCGCTGGTCCTTGCCAAAGGAATGAACAAAGTGGCTGAACGCATCAAGGAAATAGCCCGCGAAAACAAAGTGCCTATCCGTGAGAACAAGCCTTTGGCACAGGCTTTGTATAAACAGGTTGAGATCGGTGACATCATTCCGGAAGAACTTTACAAGGCTGTCGCGGCAATACTTGCAAAACTGAACAAATTCACGCGTAAATAA
- a CDS encoding flagellar biosynthesis protein FlhF yields MRVKTFRGNSTAAVFAEIKAEFGDNAIILSNKSVEEDGRKIHEIMVGVDGQEAPAPAQETREEVIDDAMSNIPDWNQEWNQIKGHMMALLKPQMNLNLLAPRQRLALEYLEREGVESKVILDLFQQLRGDKSKAILPELEKITTVRALDASNWPQKFQALAGPHGVGKTSTIIRLALKEKKENPASRICLASADQGQGKGRLVLRHYADLSGLEFRELASREDFAKLIGESQKFDRVFIDLPGLSGNAELEGWLAACGMTGPCDLAVHLVLNPYYAPAQYTAFLKKFKSDKVKSLIWTKLDEACNYGALVNTSYESGLPVSLLSYGSGLRNSMKPACEKDFWRLVFKHQLPTEEKMKFAKAV; encoded by the coding sequence ATGCGGGTAAAAACATTCAGAGGCAACAGCACTGCAGCGGTCTTCGCCGAAATCAAGGCGGAATTCGGCGACAACGCAATCATCCTCAGCAACAAATCTGTTGAGGAAGACGGACGCAAGATCCACGAGATCATGGTCGGCGTTGACGGTCAGGAAGCACCTGCCCCGGCTCAGGAAACACGGGAAGAAGTCATTGACGATGCCATGAGCAACATCCCGGACTGGAATCAGGAATGGAACCAGATCAAAGGCCACATGATGGCCCTCCTGAAGCCGCAGATGAATCTGAACCTGCTGGCCCCCCGCCAGCGTCTCGCCCTTGAGTATCTTGAGCGCGAAGGCGTGGAAAGCAAGGTCATCCTCGATCTCTTCCAGCAACTGCGCGGAGACAAGTCCAAGGCCATCCTTCCTGAACTGGAAAAAATCACTACGGTCCGTGCACTTGATGCGAGCAACTGGCCCCAGAAATTTCAAGCCCTCGCCGGACCGCACGGCGTAGGCAAAACCTCGACCATTATCCGCCTGGCTCTCAAAGAAAAGAAAGAAAACCCCGCCTCCCGCATCTGTCTTGCCTCTGCAGATCAGGGACAGGGCAAGGGCCGCCTGGTCCTGCGCCACTATGCCGACCTTTCCGGACTTGAGTTCAGAGAGCTGGCATCCCGCGAAGATTTCGCCAAGCTTATCGGCGAAAGTCAGAAATTCGACAGGGTCTTCATCGACCTGCCCGGACTCTCCGGAAATGCAGAACTGGAAGGCTGGCTGGCCGCCTGCGGCATGACAGGTCCCTGCGATCTGGCTGTACATCTGGTGCTCAACCCCTACTACGCACCTGCGCAGTACACCGCCTTCCTGAAAAAATTCAAATCCGACAAAGTAAAAAGCCTCATCTGGACCAAACTTGATGAAGCATGCAATTACGGCGCACTGGTAAACACATCATACGAAAGCGGCCTTCCGGTTTCCCTGCTTTCCTATGGTTCCGGACTGCGCAACAGCATGAAGCCGGCCTGTGAAAAAGATTTCTGGAGACTGGTTTTCAAACACCAGCTTCCCACCGAGGAAAAAATGAAATTCGCCAAGGCGGTATAA
- a CDS encoding M23 family metallopeptidase, whose translation MLSKKYHVVIFKNPCDNARKFQLRGWIFFFIFAIVAGLAGGNIYLWKYYQNYSGLENNLARAEKAVQEQKAQLLSLSQKMQNISQDLDRVRNFDSKLRVMINLDQGNVQNVAPKGGSTGAEFSNNYLPLYRQELLVRKMHDFLAQLSTEAKLEEVRQQEIIHSMRSKQDALDATPSIWPAEGWVTSPFGWRSSPFTGKREYHKGIDISCPIGTPIYAPAKGTVSFSGKQGGYGKLIKINHGANLSTRYGHMKQQIVKKGQVVTRGELIGYAGNTGRSTGPHVHYEVRLGGVPVNPMRYILN comes from the coding sequence ATGCTATCAAAAAAATATCACGTAGTAATTTTTAAAAACCCCTGCGACAACGCCCGCAAATTCCAGCTTCGCGGATGGATATTCTTCTTCATTTTCGCAATTGTCGCAGGTCTGGCCGGAGGCAACATATACCTCTGGAAATATTACCAGAACTATTCCGGACTGGAAAACAACCTTGCCCGTGCAGAAAAGGCTGTTCAGGAACAAAAAGCCCAGTTGCTTTCCCTTTCCCAGAAAATGCAGAATATTTCGCAGGACCTTGACCGGGTCCGCAATTTCGACTCCAAACTGCGGGTCATGATCAACCTTGATCAGGGCAACGTCCAGAACGTAGCCCCCAAAGGCGGTTCCACCGGAGCAGAATTCTCCAACAATTATCTGCCCCTCTACAGACAGGAACTCCTTGTCCGTAAAATGCACGACTTTCTCGCCCAGCTCAGCACAGAAGCCAAACTTGAAGAAGTACGCCAGCAGGAAATCATCCACTCCATGCGCTCCAAACAGGACGCACTGGATGCCACCCCTTCCATCTGGCCGGCCGAAGGCTGGGTAACCTCTCCCTTCGGCTGGAGAAGTTCCCCATTCACAGGAAAACGTGAATACCATAAGGGTATTGACATTTCCTGCCCCATCGGAACCCCCATTTATGCTCCGGCAAAAGGGACTGTATCCTTTTCCGGCAAACAGGGCGGTTACGGCAAACTCATTAAAATCAACCACGGAGCCAACCTCTCCACCCGCTACGGTCACATGAAACAGCAGATCGTTAAAAAAGGTCAGGTTGTAACCCGCGGCGAACTTATCGGTTACGCAGGCAACACAGGGCGTTCCACCGGCCCCCATGTCCACTACGAAGTGCGGCTTGGCGGAGTTCCGGTCAACCCCATGCGCTACATCCTAAACTAG
- the fliR gene encoding flagellar biosynthetic protein FliR, with amino-acid sequence MTFFDFKPSDLMSFYLTLFRVSIVLFLMPFFGGKSIPNPVKAALTLVLTLGIWPYVGFDGSLMPASPYYIALMILGELVLGLVLGISVHVMFAAIQTGGNLIGVQMGFSMVNVLDPVTGVNEAVTAHFLYMCAILVFLSINGHLYLMSAMVESFKYIPPGQIFISSTLTSQIMVISKDLLVLAVKVASPIIATIFVVDLGLALISKMAPQMNVLMLGFPLKIMAGFFVLGLVFNVLALHVGEFVADLPAYLLSIIKAGSPPDLPIGN; translated from the coding sequence ATGACTTTTTTTGATTTCAAACCCAGCGACCTGATGAGCTTTTACCTAACCCTGTTCAGGGTTAGTATTGTGCTGTTTTTAATGCCTTTTTTTGGAGGAAAATCCATCCCAAACCCGGTAAAGGCCGCCCTGACACTTGTTTTGACACTGGGCATCTGGCCCTATGTCGGCTTTGACGGCAGCCTCATGCCGGCCAGCCCATACTACATAGCCCTGATGATACTTGGTGAACTTGTACTCGGACTGGTTCTGGGGATTTCAGTGCATGTAATGTTCGCCGCGATCCAGACCGGGGGTAACCTCATCGGCGTACAGATGGGCTTTTCCATGGTCAACGTCCTCGACCCGGTGACCGGAGTCAATGAAGCGGTCACCGCCCACTTCCTGTACATGTGCGCAATTCTGGTCTTCCTGAGCATCAACGGCCACCTCTATCTGATGTCAGCCATGGTGGAAAGTTTCAAATACATTCCCCCGGGCCAGATATTCATTTCGTCCACCCTGACAAGCCAGATAATGGTTATCTCCAAGGACCTGCTCGTCCTCGCGGTAAAAGTCGCCTCACCCATTATCGCCACCATCTTTGTGGTCGACCTAGGTCTGGCACTGATCAGTAAGATGGCCCCGCAGATGAACGTACTCATGCTCGGATTCCCCCTTAAAATTATGGCCGGATTCTTTGTCCTCGGTCTCGTCTTTAATGTTCTGGCCCTGCATGTAGGAGAATTTGTAGCCGACCTGCCCGCCTATCTTTTAAGCATCATTAAAGCCGGAAGCCCGCCGGACCTGCCCATTGGCAACTAG
- a CDS encoding MinD/ParA family protein encodes MNSNLPMVFSVTSGKGGVGKTNISVNLAYNLSRMGKKVLLLDADLGLANVDVLLGIAPKYNLFHLFHEGTGIREVLHKTEYGFDILPASSGVSDMVSLSTGQKLDLLEAMDHLEDEIDYLIVDTGAGINDNVLYFNLAVQQRLLVLTPEPTSLTDAYALIKVMKLHHGVDKFKVLVNMAPDMKGAKEVFKKLYMACDHFLSGVSLDLVGVIPRDPNMRQAVIKQTPLCKVAPSSPACAQIAETAKKITKWKATSELDGNIKFFWKKLLFQEQSVA; translated from the coding sequence ATGAATTCCAATCTTCCCATGGTATTTTCAGTAACCTCCGGTAAAGGGGGAGTAGGCAAGACAAACATTTCCGTAAACCTGGCCTACAACTTAAGCCGCATGGGCAAGAAAGTCTTGCTGCTGGATGCCGACCTCGGCCTCGCCAACGTCGACGTCCTGCTGGGTATTGCACCCAAGTACAACCTCTTCCATCTCTTTCACGAGGGAACAGGAATCAGGGAAGTGCTGCACAAGACCGAATACGGATTCGACATTCTCCCGGCCTCTTCCGGCGTAAGCGACATGGTCTCCCTTTCCACCGGCCAGAAACTGGACCTGCTGGAAGCCATGGACCACCTTGAAGATGAAATTGACTACCTTATTGTCGATACCGGTGCAGGCATCAACGATAACGTTCTCTACTTCAACCTTGCCGTACAGCAGCGGCTTCTGGTACTGACCCCGGAACCGACCTCGCTGACCGATGCCTATGCCCTGATCAAGGTCATGAAACTGCATCACGGGGTTGACAAATTCAAGGTTCTGGTAAACATGGCTCCGGACATGAAAGGAGCCAAGGAAGTGTTCAAGAAACTCTACATGGCCTGTGACCACTTTCTGAGTGGAGTTTCTCTGGATCTGGTGGGTGTCATCCCCCGCGATCCGAACATGCGTCAGGCGGTCATCAAACAGACCCCGCTGTGCAAGGTTGCACCCTCAAGCCCGGCTTGTGCCCAGATTGCTGAAACTGCTAAAAAAATAACCAAATGGAAAGCGACATCCGAGCTAGATGGTAATATCAAGTTCTTCTGGAAAAAACTTCTCTTCCAAGAACAGTCCGTGGCTTAA
- the fliL gene encoding flagellar basal body-associated protein FliL, whose amino-acid sequence MIFLALDDIDDSESGEETQSSAPASKAAQKVELDLDDAPFLEDEDEDDDIPDDEPEELDALEEAPPEKKSKTKLMIFAGIGVIIILLVAILVKLFFFDSPPPPPKEEPAVEETMEEIPMEAVEEAPPPPPEEPGVTLLRMDPFWIEQKDKDNRTRFLIARFAMTTTDERVVAEYGRKTLILRDAVYFYLKNKDLQFLADEKNVEKLKKDLLMVINQYIVAGEFEKILFEEYLVR is encoded by the coding sequence ATGATTTTCCTCGCTCTTGATGATATTGATGATTCTGAATCCGGGGAGGAAACTCAATCTTCGGCCCCTGCCAGCAAGGCAGCTCAAAAAGTTGAGCTGGACCTTGACGATGCTCCTTTTCTTGAGGACGAAGACGAAGACGACGATATTCCGGACGATGAGCCGGAAGAACTGGATGCGCTGGAAGAGGCGCCACCTGAAAAAAAATCCAAGACCAAACTTATGATTTTTGCCGGCATCGGCGTAATCATCATTCTGCTTGTTGCCATTCTGGTAAAACTTTTCTTTTTTGATTCCCCACCGCCACCGCCCAAGGAAGAACCCGCTGTTGAAGAAACAATGGAGGAAATTCCTATGGAAGCAGTTGAGGAAGCACCGCCTCCGCCACCGGAAGAACCGGGCGTAACCCTGCTGCGCATGGACCCGTTCTGGATCGAACAGAAAGACAAGGACAACCGCACCAGATTCCTTATCGCCCGCTTTGCCATGACCACCACTGATGAACGGGTTGTGGCCGAATACGGACGCAAGACCCTCATCCTGCGTGACGCAGTCTACTTTTATCTCAAAAATAAAGATTTACAGTTTTTAGCCGATGAGAAGAATGTAGAGAAGCTGAAAAAAGACCTGCTCATGGTGATCAACCAGTATATCGTGGCAGGTGAATTTGAGAAAATCCTGTTTGAGGAGTATCTCGTGAGGTAA
- a CDS encoding FliA/WhiG family RNA polymerase sigma factor produces the protein MVISSSSGKNFSSKNSPWLNLEAGTTDWEDFSPADQEAIVRHYSPKIRIIALRMKAKLPQNVELGELISAGSLGLVESLGKFRAELKIKFETYAENRIKGAMLDELRRMDWFSRGLRQKVKTIENSIRELEHETGEKPTSAQIEEATGLSAKDVQQGLEALQNQICVNLDAFNDNIPSNKDSQLDDEPFQSAAFQETVDKVADLIDNLTPREKLVLSLYYGEELNMKETSEVMEITEGRVSQLHSQALKKLRKMFHDKYQTEP, from the coding sequence ATGGTAATATCAAGTTCTTCTGGAAAAAACTTCTCTTCCAAGAACAGTCCGTGGCTTAATCTCGAAGCCGGGACTACAGACTGGGAAGATTTTTCGCCCGCAGATCAAGAGGCGATAGTACGGCATTATTCGCCCAAAATACGTATTATCGCGCTCCGCATGAAAGCCAAGCTCCCGCAGAATGTGGAGCTTGGAGAACTTATCAGTGCCGGAAGTCTGGGGCTTGTGGAATCGCTTGGAAAATTTCGCGCCGAACTTAAGATCAAGTTTGAAACCTATGCGGAAAACCGCATCAAGGGAGCCATGCTTGATGAACTGCGGCGTATGGACTGGTTTTCACGGGGCCTTCGCCAGAAAGTTAAAACCATTGAAAACAGCATCCGCGAGCTGGAGCACGAAACAGGTGAAAAACCGACCAGTGCACAGATTGAGGAAGCTACAGGACTTTCTGCAAAAGATGTTCAGCAGGGGCTTGAAGCACTGCAGAACCAGATCTGCGTCAATCTTGACGCCTTCAATGACAATATCCCCAGCAACAAAGATTCACAGCTTGATGACGAACCTTTTCAAAGTGCTGCTTTTCAAGAAACAGTGGACAAGGTAGCTGATCTGATTGATAATTTGACGCCGAGGGAAAAACTGGTATTATCTCTGTACTACGGGGAGGAACTCAATATGAAAGAGACCTCTGAAGTAATGGAGATCACAGAAGGCAGAGTGTCCCAATTACACTCCCAAGCCTTGAAAAAATTGAGAAAAATGTTCCACGATAAATATCAGACGGAACCTTAA
- a CDS encoding potassium-transporting ATPase subunit C: MTVFLLIFFSVTEIALLVAVIFFFLRLRKSEELVTQLQLKQEEFVKKLQFNTQLENEMMNTFAERQEELAQLDMMLDRKSKKLKKILSQAEEFSRSPQFLRQIILTGHKEGKPVSRLAKATGLSIEEVELIIDQHS, translated from the coding sequence ATGACTGTATTCCTGCTGATTTTCTTTTCCGTAACCGAGATAGCCCTGCTTGTCGCTGTAATATTTTTCTTCCTCAGACTGCGCAAGTCCGAAGAACTTGTCACCCAGCTTCAGCTCAAGCAGGAAGAATTCGTCAAAAAACTCCAGTTCAACACCCAGCTTGAAAACGAGATGATGAATACCTTCGCCGAGCGGCAGGAAGAACTGGCCCAGCTCGATATGATGCTTGACCGCAAGTCAAAGAAGCTTAAAAAAATCCTCTCCCAAGCTGAAGAATTCTCACGCTCGCCGCAGTTTCTGCGCCAGATTATCCTCACCGGACACAAAGAAGGCAAACCAGTCAGCAGACTCGCCAAAGCCACCGGGCTGTCTATCGAAGAAGTCGAATTAATTATTGATCAGCATAGTTAA
- a CDS encoding ATP-binding protein: MAKWGKLSFAQKKCVSTVGMLMQKTEMIKDGDRIGIAVSGGVDSFVLIRTMLIRQAIIPFNIELMVLHVNPGFVPENHHPLSEWCRENGVASHIELTDFGPRAHGPENKKKSPCFYCSRLRRKRLFELCDQYDLTHLALGHTADDLVTTFHMNMLQSGRVQGLSANESFFQGKLQLIRPTLMLEKKYIKAAARQWELPVWNNKCPSDDNTKRSEINSWLEQEWRKMPGSRNNTFNALRRWQLDLNMKTS, translated from the coding sequence ATGGCAAAATGGGGAAAACTAAGCTTTGCCCAGAAAAAATGCGTTTCAACCGTCGGAATGCTTATGCAGAAAACCGAGATGATCAAAGACGGAGACCGTATAGGGATCGCTGTATCCGGGGGCGTAGACAGCTTCGTACTTATCCGCACCATGCTTATCCGTCAGGCTATCATACCATTTAATATAGAACTCATGGTCCTGCATGTTAACCCCGGATTTGTCCCGGAAAACCACCACCCCCTCTCTGAATGGTGTCGCGAGAACGGAGTTGCTTCACACATTGAGCTGACCGACTTCGGCCCGAGGGCGCACGGACCCGAAAACAAAAAAAAATCTCCGTGTTTTTACTGCAGCCGGTTGAGACGCAAAAGACTGTTCGAACTCTGCGACCAGTACGACCTGACCCACCTGGCACTCGGACATACAGCCGACGATCTGGTAACCACTTTTCACATGAACATGCTGCAAAGCGGACGCGTTCAGGGCCTATCCGCAAATGAATCTTTTTTCCAAGGAAAATTACAACTTATCCGCCCCACTCTTATGCTGGAAAAGAAATACATCAAGGCAGCGGCCCGGCAGTGGGAACTGCCCGTCTGGAACAACAAGTGCCCCTCCGACGACAACACCAAGCGCAGCGAAATCAACAGCTGGCTGGAGCAGGAATGGCGCAAAATGCCCGGCTCCAGAAACAATACTTTTAATGCTTTAAGACGCTGGCAGCTTGACTTAAACATGAAAACATCTTAA